Proteins from one Panthera leo isolate Ple1 chromosome D1, P.leo_Ple1_pat1.1, whole genome shotgun sequence genomic window:
- the BRMS1 gene encoding breast cancer metastasis-suppressor 1 isoform X2, whose product MPVQPAGKDTEEMEAEGDSAAEMNGEEEESEEERSGSQTESEEESSEMDDEDYERRRGECVNEMLDLEKQFSELKEKLFRERLSQLRVRLEEVGAERAPEYTEPLGGLQRSLKIRIQVAGIYKGFCLDVIRNKYECELQGAKQHLESEKLLLYDTLQGELQERIQRLEEDRQSLDISSEWWDDRLHAGSSAKTWDSLPPSKRKKAPLVSGPYIVYMLQEIDILEDWTAIKKARAAVSPQKRKADGP is encoded by the exons ATGCCCGTGCAGCCTGCAGGCAAAGACACGGAAGAGATGGAAGCAGAGGGTGATTCAGCCGCTGAGAtgaatggggaggaggaagagagcgaGGAGGAACGGAGTGGCAGCCAGACTGAGTCAGAGGAGGAGAGCTCAG AGATGGACGACGAGGACTACGAGCGGCGCCGCGGCGAGTGCGTCAACGAGATGCTGGACCTGGAGAAGCAGTTCTCAGAGCTGAAGGAGAA GTTGTTCAGGGAACGGCTGAGTCAGCTGAGGGTGCGGCTGGAGGAAGTGGGGGCTGAGAGAGCCCCTGAATACACAGAGCCTCTGGGGGGGCTGCAGCGGAGCCTCAAGATCCGCATTCAGGTGGCAG ggATCTACAAGGGCTTCTGCCTGGATGTGATCCGGAATAAGTACGAGTGTGAGCTGCAGGGAGCCAAGCAGCACCTGGAG AGCGAGAAGCTGCTGCTCTACGACACCCTGCAGGGGGAGCTGCAGGAGCGGatccagaggctggaagaggacCGCCAGAGCCTGGACATCAGCTCTG AGTGGTGGGATGACAGACTCCATGCCGGAAGCAGCGCAaagacttgggattctctgccgcCCAGCAAGAGGAAGAAGGCGCCTCTCGTTTCTG GTCCTTACATCGTGTACATGCTGCAGGAGATTGACATCCTGGAGGACTGGACGGCTATCAAAAAG GCTAGGGCGGCTGTGTCCCCTCAGAAGAGAAAAGCAGATG GACCTTGA
- the RIN1 gene encoding ras and Rab interactor 1 — METPGEPEAGPLGAPSLSNFAPGHPEREKPAQDPLYDVPGASGGPAGGPQRPGRTVSLRERLLRTRPVWLQLRANAAAALHVLRTEPPGTFLVRKSNTRGCQALCVRLPEASGPSFVSSHYIQESPGGVSLEGSELTFPDLVQLICAYCHTRDILLLPLQLPRAICQAATHKELEAISHLGIEFWSSSLNTKAQPGLSEGPLLPRLKPRSPQELDQGTGAALCFFNPLFPGDLGPTKREKFKRSFKVRVSTETSSPLSPPAMPPPPVPVLPGAAPNQTERLPPHQLLRRESSVGYRVPGSASPSLPPLPSLQEVDCGSPSSSEEEGAPGSRGSPATSPRLGRRRRPLLRSMSSAFCSLLAPERQVGRAATALVEDRHTAVGQLVQDLLTQVRAGPEPRELQGVREALSRARAMLSAELSPEKLLPPERLEHILEKSLHRSVLKPLRPILAARLRRRLSADGSLGRLAEGLRLARSQGPGAFGFHLSLPSPGEMEQVRQKLLQLLRAYSPSAQVKRLLQACKLLYTALRTQAGEGAGADAFLPLLSLVLAQCDLPELLLEAEYMSELLEPTLLTREGGYYLTSLSASLALLSGLDQAHMLPLSPSQELQRSLSLWEQRRLPATHSFQHLLRVAYQDPSSGCTSKTLAVPPGASVATLNQLCATKFRVTQPDTFGLFLYREQGYHRLSPGALVHRLPTTGYLVYRKAERPDTHGAAPGATTERDSGELEAGGREEEEGGRGDGIIEVKAGPGDSRGESETTGERVQGSVGQAGGGPAPPGGPEAEGSRAAEE; from the exons ATGGAAACCCCTGGGGAGCCAGAAGCAGGCCCTCTCGGAGCCCCCAGCCTGTCCAACTTCGCACCTGGGCACCCGGAGAGAGAAAA GCCAGCCCAGGACCCGCTCTACGACGTGCCTGGGGCCAGCGGGGGGCCGGCGGGCGGGCCCCAGCGGCCCGGGCGCACCGTGAGCCTGCGGGAGCGCTTGCTGCGCACACGGCCCGTGTGGCTGCAGCTCCGGGCCAACGCGGCGGCTGCACTGCACGTGCTGAGGACTGAGCCCCCGGGG ACGTTCCTGGTGCGGAAATCTAACACTCgtgggtgccaggccctgtgcgTGAGGCTGCCTGAGGCCAGCGGCCCTTCGTTTGTCTCTAGCCACTACATCCAGGAGAGCCCTGGGG GCGTCTCCTTGGAGGGCTCAGAGCTCACGTTCCCAGACCTGGTCCAGCTCATCTGTGCCTACTGCCATACCCG ggaCATCCTTCTCCTCCCACTCCAGCTCCCCAGAGCCATCTGCCAGGCAGCCACCCACAAGGAACTGGAAGCCATCTCCCATCTGGGCATCG AGTTCTGGAGCTCCTCCCTCAATACCAAGGCTCAGCCGGGCCTGTCTGAAGGCCCGCTGCTGCCCCGGCTGAAGCCCCGGTCCCCGCAAGAGCTGGACCAGGGCACAGGAGCCGCCCTGTGCTTCTTCAATCCCCTGTTCCCAGGGGACCTGGGCCCCACCAAGCGGGAGAAATTCAAGAGGAGCTTCAAAGTACGCGTGTCCACGGAGACCTCCAGCCCTCTGTCTCCACCTGCCATGCCACCTCCCCCGGTCCCCGTGCTGCCGGGGGCAGCCCCCAACCAGACAGAAAGGTTACCCCCTCACCAGCTTCTGCGGAGGGAGAGCTCTGTGGGGTACCGTGTGCCAGGGAGtgccagccccagcctcccacccctgccctccctccaggaGGTAGACTGTGGCTCCCCCAGCAGCTCAGAAGAAGAGGGGGCGCCAGGGTCCCGGGGAAGCCCGGCCACCTCACCCCGCCTGGGCCGCCGCCGGCGGCCGCTGCTTCGGTCCATGAGCTCTGCCTTCTGCTCCCTGCTGGCCCCGGAGCGGCAGGTGGGCCGGGCAGCCACGGCGCTGGTGGAGGACCGACACACGGCCGTCGGCCAGCTGGTGCAGGACCTGCTGACCCAGGTGCGGGCCGGCCCCGAGCCCCGGGAGCTGCAGGGTGTCCGAGAGGCGCTGAGCCGGGCTCGGGCCATGCTGAGCGCGGAGCTGAGCCCTGAGAAGCTGCTGCCACCTGAGAGACTGG AACACATCTTGGAGAAGTCTCTGCATCGCTCCGTGCTCAAGCCTCTCAGGCCCATCCTGGCGGCCCGCCTGCGGCGCCGGCTTTCCGCGGACGGCTCCCTGGGCCGCCTGGCTGAGGGCCTCCGCCTGGCTCGGTCCCAGGGCCCCGGAGCCTTTGGGTTCCACCTGAGCCTGCCCTCCCCGGGAGAGATGGAGCAGGTGCGTCAGAAGCTGCTGCAGCTGCTCCGTGCCTACTCACCCAGTGCCCAGGTCAAGCGGCTCCTGCAGGCTTGCAAGCTGCTCTACACAGCCCTGAGGACCCAGGCCG GGGAGGGTGCAGGGGCAGATGCGTTCCTCCCGCTGCTGAGCCTCGTCCTGGCCCAGTGCGACCTTCCCGAGCTGCTGCTGGAGGCTGAGTACATGTCAGAGCTTCTGGAGCCCACCCTGCTCaccagagagg GTGGTTACTACCTGACCAGCCTCTCGGCCAGCCTGGCCCTGCTCAGCGGCCTGGACCAGGCCCACATGCTCCCCCTGAGCCCCTCCCAGGAGCTACAACGTTCCCTCAGCCTCTGGGAGCAGCGCCGCCTGCCTGCCACCCACAGCTTCCAG CACCTCCTCCGAGTGGCCTATCAGGACCCCAGCAGCGGCTGTACCTCCAAGACCCTGGCTGTGCCCCCAGGGGCCTCAGTTGCCACCCTGAACCAGCTCTGTGCCACGAAGTTCCGAGTGACCCAGCCTGACACATTTGGCCTCTTCCTGTACAGGGAACAGGGCTACCACCGCTTGTCTCCTGGAGCCCTGGTCCACAGGCTTCCCACAACCGGCTACCTCGTCTATCGCAAGGCCGAGCGGCCCGACACCCATGGGGCCGCACCTGGGGCTACAACAGAGAGGGACAGTGgggagctggaggcagggggcagggaggaggaggaagggggccgGGGAGATGGGATCATCGAGGTCAAGGCCGGTCCTGGGGACAGCAGGGGAGAGTCTGAGACAACTGGCGAGAGGGTGCAGGGAAGCGTGGGCCAGGCCGGGGGGGGCCCTGCCCCACCGGGGGGACCAGAGGCTGAGGGAAGCAGAGCAGCAGAGGAGTAG
- the CD248 gene encoding endosialin — protein MLLRLLLAWAAAVPTLGQAPWAAEPRAICGPGSCYALFPRRRTFLEAWRACRELGGDLATPRTPEEAQRVDSLVGAGPASRLLWIGLQRQARQCQPQRPLRGFTWTTGDQDTAFTNWAQPATGGPCPAQRCAALEASGEHRWLEGSCTLAVDGYLCQFGFEGSCPALPDEAGQAGPAVYTTPFHLVSTDFEWLPFGSVAAVPCQAGREASLLCVKQPEGRVGWSRAGPLCPGTGCGPDNGGCEHECVEEVDGRVSCRCAEGFRLAADGRSCEDPCAHAPCEQQCEPGGPQGYSCHCRLGFRPAEDEPHRCVDTDECQIAGVCQQMCVNYVGGFECYCSEGHELEADGISCSPAGATGARASQDLGDELLDDGEDEEDEHEAWETFDGGWTEVPGIPWMEATQPPDFGLAYRPSFPEEGEHRMPYLDPTWPPPLSAPRGPYHSSVLSITRPVLVSATRPTPPSAHRPPVISATRPPLAHQPPMIPARHPALPPDHQFPMISASRPDLPSAYQPPVISATHPARPPAHRPPIISARYPELSPAHQSPVFPDTHVTDTQTTTHLPQILASHTPLVTTSNAHQSLVSPDVPVLKAQATHLPIASTVQPPLTTTSRSPVPPAHQVPVPAATQPPALRTTLTSEPPQHPPNQTSLTSPTHPHSKPPQVPREGAHDRKLAPWLPSAAPTAAPTAPGEASLAGHSRRDDRWLLVALLVPTCVFLVVLLALGIVYCTRCGPHAPNKRVTDCYRWVTHAGSKGPTEPVPHRGSLTGVQTCRTSV, from the coding sequence ATGCTGCTGCGCCTGCTGCTGGCCTGGGCGGCCGCGGTGCCCACGCTGGGCCAGGCCCCCTGGGCGGCCGAGCCCCGGGCCATCTGCGGCCCCGGCAGCTGCTACGCGCTCTTCCCGCGGCGCCGCACCTTCCTGGAGGCCTGGCGGGCCTGCCGCGAGCTGGGGGGCGACCTGGCCACGCCGCGGACCCCCGAGGAGGCCCAGCGTGTGGACAGCCTGGTGGGGGCCGGCCCGGCCAGCCGGCTGCTGTGGATCGGCCTGCAGCGGCAGGCCCGGCAGTGCCAACCGCAGCGCCCGCTGCGCGGCTTCACGTGGACCACGGGAGACCAGGACACGGCCTTCACCAACTGGGCCCAACCAGCCACAGGGGGGCCCTGCCCGGCCCAGCGCTGCGCGGCCCTTGAGGCCAGTGGAGAGCATCGCTGGCTCGAGGGCTCGTGCACGCTGGCCGTCGATGGCTACCTGTGCCAGTTCGGCTTCGAGGGCTCCTGCCCCGCGTTGCCAGATGAGGCGGGCCAGGCGGGCCCTGCGGTCTACACCACGCCCTTCCACCTGGTCTCCACCGACTTTGAGTGGCTGCCCTTCGGCTCCGTAGCTGCCGTGCCCTGCCAGGCTGGCAGAGAGGCCTCCCTGCTGTGCGTGAAGCAGCCCGAGGGCCGCGTGGGCTGGTCTCGGGCCGGGCCCTTGTGCCCAGGGACCGGCTGCGGCCCGGACAATGGGGGCTGCGAGCACGAGTGTGTGGAGGAGGTGGATGGTCGCGTGTCCTGCCGCTGCGCCGAGGGCTTCCGGCTGGCAGCCGACGGGCGAAGCTGCGAGGACCCCTGTGCCCACGCCCCGTGTGAGCAGCAATGTGAGCCCGGTGGGCCGCAGGGCTACAGCTGCCACTGTCGCCTGGGTTTCCGGCCGGCCGAGGATGAGCCGCACCGCTGCGTGGACACGGACGAGTGCCAGATCGCCGGCGTGTGCCAGCAGATGTGCGTCAACTACGTCGGTGGCTTCGAGTGCTACTGCAGCGAGGGCCACGAGCTTGAGGCCGATGGCATCAGCTGCAGCCCTGCGGGGGCCACGGGCGCTCGGGCTTCCCAGGACCTAGGAGACGAGTTGCTGGACGACGGGGAGGACGAAGAGGATGAACACGAGGCCTGGGAGACCTTTGATGGTGGCTGGACAGAGGTGCCTGGGATCCCATGGATGGAGGCCACGCAGCCACCTGACTTCGGCCTGGCCTACAGACCTAGTttcccagaggagggagagcatCGGATGCCCTACCTGGACCCCACCTGGCCACCCCCACTGAGTGCCCCCAGAGGCCCCTACCACTCCTCGGTGCTCTCCATCACCCGGCCTGTGTTGGTCTCTGCCACACGCCCCACACCGCCTTCTGCCCACCGACCCCCTGTCATCTCTGCCACCCGCCCGCCCCTGGCCCATCAGCCCCCCATGATCCCTGCCAGGCACCCAGCTTTGCCTCCTGACCACCAGTTCCCCATGATCTCAGCCAGCCGCCCAGATCTGCCCTCTGCCTACCAGCCCCCTGTTATCTCTGCCACTCACCCAGCACGACCCCCCGCCCACCGGCCCCCCATTATCTCAGCCAGATACCCTGAACTGTCCCCTGCCCACCAGTCCCCTGTGTTTCCGGACACCCATGTCACTGACACTCAGACCACCACTCATTTGCCTCAAATCCTTGCCAGCCACACCCCTCTGGTCACGACTTCCAACGCCCATCAATCCCTTGTCTCCCCAGATGTCCCAGTCCTTAAAGCCCAGGCCACTCACCTTCCCATTGCCTCGACGGTCCAGCCCCCTCTGACCACTACCTCCAGATCCCCTGTGCCCCCTGCCCATCAAGTTCCTGTACCTGCTGCCACCCAGCCCCCGGCCCTCCGCACTACCCTCACCTCAGAGCCCCCTCAGCATCCCCCTAACCAGACTTCACTCACCAGCCCTACACACCCCCATTCCAAACCCCCACAAGTCCCAAGGGAAGGTGCCCATGACCGCAAGCTGGCCCCATGGCTGCCCTCAGCAGCCCCCACAGCAGCTCCGACAGCCCCGGGGGAGGCCAGTCTGGCAGGCCACAGCCGGAGGGATGACCGGTGGCTGCTGGTGGCTCTCCTCGTTCCAACGTGCGTCTTCTTGGTGGTCCTACTCGCACTGGGCATCGTGTACTGCACCCGCTGCGGCCCCCACGCACCCAACAAGCGAGTTACCGACTGCTATCGCTGGGTCACCCACGCTGGGAGCAAGGGCCCAACAGAACCAGTGCCCCACCGGGGCAGCCTCACGGGGGTGCAGACCTGCAGAACCAGCGTGTGA
- the B4GAT1 gene encoding beta-1,4-glucuronyltransferase 1: MQMSYAIRCAFYQLLLAALMLVAMLQLLYLSLLSGLHGQEEQDQYFEFFPPSPRSVDQVKAQLRTALASGGVLDASGDYRVYRGLLKTTMDPNDVILATHASVDNLLHLSGLLERWEGPLSVSVFAATKEEAQLATVLTYALSSHCPDMRARVAMHLVCPSRYEAAVPDPREPGEFALLRSCQEVFDKLARVAQPGINYALGTNVSYPNNLLRNLAREGANYALVIDVDMVPSEGLWRGLREMLDQSKQWAGTALVVPAFEIRRARRMPTNKNELLQLYQVGEVRPFYYGLCTPCQAPTNYSRWVNLPEETLLRPAYVVPWQDPWEPFYVAGGKVPTFDERFRQYGFNRISQACELHVAGFDFEVLNEGFLVHKGFKEALKFHPQKEAENQHNKILYRQFKQELKAKYPDSPRHC; encoded by the exons ATGCAGATGTCCTACGCCATCCGGTGCGCCTTCTACCAGCTGCTTCTGGCCGCGCTAATGCTGGTGGCGATGCTGCAGCTGCTCTACCTGTCGCTGCTGTCCGGGCTGCACGGGCAGGAGGAGCAAGACCAGTATTTCGAGTTCTTTCCCCCGTCCCCGCGGTCCGTGGACCAGGTCAAGGCGCAGCTCCGTACCGCTCTGGCCTCTGGAGGCGTCCTGGACGCCAGTGGCGACTACCGAGTCTACAGGGGCCTCCTGAAGACCACCATGGACCCCAATGATGTGATCCTGGCCACGCATGCCAGCGTAGACAACCTGCTGCACCTGTCGGGCCTGTTGGAGCGCTGGGAGGGCCCGCTGTCCGTGTCGGTGTTCGCGGCCACCAAGGAGGAGGCGCAGCTAGCCACGGTGCTGACCTACGCGCTGAGCAGCCACTGCCCTGATATGCGCGCCAGGGTGGCCATGCACCTTGTGTGCCCCTCGCGCTATGAGGCCGCTGTGCCCGATCCCCGGGAACCGGGGGAGTTTGCCCTGCTGCGGTCCTGCCAGGAGGTCTTTGACAAGCTAGCCAGGGTGGCCCAGCCCGGGATCAACTATGCGCTGGGCACCAATGTCTCCTACCCCAATAATCTGCTGAGGAATCTGGCCCGTGAGGGGGCCAACTATGCCCTGGTAATCGACGTGGACATGGTGCCCAGCGAGGGGCTATGGAGAGGACTGAGGGAAATGTTGGATCAGAGCAAGCAGTGGGCGGGCACAGCGCTGGTGGTGCCCGCCTTTGAGATCCGCCGAGCACGCCGCATGCCCACGAACAAGAACGAGCTGTTGCAGCTCTATCAAGTAGGCGAGGTGCGGCCCTTCTATTACGGGCTGTGCACGCCCTGCCAGGCGCCCACCAACTACTCCCGCTGGGTCAACCTGCCAGAAGAGACCTTGCTGAGGCCTGCCTATGTGGTTCCCTGGCAGGACCCCTGGGAACCATTCTACGTGGCCGGAGGCAAGGTGCCCACTTTCGACGAGCGCTTTCGGCAGTACGGCTTCAATCGCATCAGCCAG GCCTGTGAGCTGCACGTGGCAGGATTTGATTTCGAGGTGCTGAACGAAGGTTTCCTGGTTCATAAGGGCTTCAAGGAAGCTCTGAAGTTCCATCCCCAAAAGGAGGCCGAAAATCAGCACAATAAGATCCTTTACCGCCAGTTCAAACAGGAGTTGAAGGCCAAGTACCCCGACTCCCCTCGTCACTGCTGA
- the BRMS1 gene encoding breast cancer metastasis-suppressor 1 isoform X1, producing MPVQPAGKDTEEMEAEGDSAAEMNGEEEESEEERSGSQTESEEESSEMDDEDYERRRGECVNEMLDLEKQFSELKEKLFRERLSQLRVRLEEVGAERAPEYTEPLGGLQRSLKIRIQVAGIYKGFCLDVIRNKYECELQGAKQHLESEKLLLYDTLQGELQERIQRLEEDRQSLDISSEWWDDRLHAGSSAKTWDSLPPSKRKKAPLVSGPYIVYMLQEIDILEDWTAIKKARAAVSPQKRKADGQPPLCPPRQRRCGSS from the exons ATGCCCGTGCAGCCTGCAGGCAAAGACACGGAAGAGATGGAAGCAGAGGGTGATTCAGCCGCTGAGAtgaatggggaggaggaagagagcgaGGAGGAACGGAGTGGCAGCCAGACTGAGTCAGAGGAGGAGAGCTCAG AGATGGACGACGAGGACTACGAGCGGCGCCGCGGCGAGTGCGTCAACGAGATGCTGGACCTGGAGAAGCAGTTCTCAGAGCTGAAGGAGAA GTTGTTCAGGGAACGGCTGAGTCAGCTGAGGGTGCGGCTGGAGGAAGTGGGGGCTGAGAGAGCCCCTGAATACACAGAGCCTCTGGGGGGGCTGCAGCGGAGCCTCAAGATCCGCATTCAGGTGGCAG ggATCTACAAGGGCTTCTGCCTGGATGTGATCCGGAATAAGTACGAGTGTGAGCTGCAGGGAGCCAAGCAGCACCTGGAG AGCGAGAAGCTGCTGCTCTACGACACCCTGCAGGGGGAGCTGCAGGAGCGGatccagaggctggaagaggacCGCCAGAGCCTGGACATCAGCTCTG AGTGGTGGGATGACAGACTCCATGCCGGAAGCAGCGCAaagacttgggattctctgccgcCCAGCAAGAGGAAGAAGGCGCCTCTCGTTTCTG GTCCTTACATCGTGTACATGCTGCAGGAGATTGACATCCTGGAGGACTGGACGGCTATCAAAAAG GCTAGGGCGGCTGTGTCCCCTCAGAAGAGAAAAGCAGATG GTCAGCCTCCTCTGTGCCCTCCcagacaaagaagatgtggctcATCTTAA